A single Verrucomicrobiia bacterium DNA region contains:
- the queA gene encoding tRNA preQ1(34) S-adenosylmethionine ribosyltransferase-isomerase QueA has product MRTADFYFNLPPELIAQFPAPQRDTSRLMVLHRDTERLEHRTFHDLLDYLHPGDVLVLNNSRVIKARLHGVNARTGGAFEILLLEENSLNDWWAMLKPGKRARVGTEIQLTEKIRATVTDTNSEGHRRLQFFGSPNILNELAELGEIPLPPYIRRPARDAKISSAANPAPPDPFAAAAALDDVRYQTVFATPPGSVAAPTAGLHFTEELLAALRARGVEIHFITLHVGLGTFAPVKADTLEAHTMHEERYEISAAVASAINRAKRERRRIVAVGTTSVRALESSVVNADGTARKPDQIEIQPGLRRTKIFIYPPHDFQVVDALITNFHLPGATLLMLVSAFATPGKMEGREKILAAYDEAIRQRYGFFSYGDAMLLL; this is encoded by the coding sequence GTGCGAACGGCTGATTTTTATTTCAATTTACCACCAGAATTGATCGCACAATTCCCCGCGCCCCAACGCGACACTTCCCGACTGATGGTTCTGCATCGCGACACCGAACGCCTGGAGCACCGCACGTTTCACGACTTGCTGGACTACCTGCATCCCGGAGACGTGTTGGTGTTAAACAACTCGCGCGTCATCAAAGCGCGCTTGCACGGCGTCAATGCACGGACTGGCGGCGCGTTTGAAATTTTATTGCTGGAGGAAAATTCCTTGAACGATTGGTGGGCCATGCTGAAGCCCGGCAAGCGCGCGCGGGTGGGGACCGAAATCCAACTCACCGAAAAAATCCGCGCCACGGTTACCGACACTAATTCGGAGGGACATCGTCGCCTTCAATTTTTTGGCTCGCCCAACATCTTGAACGAGCTGGCGGAACTCGGCGAGATTCCATTGCCGCCTTACATCCGCCGCCCGGCTCGCGACGCCAAAATTTCATCCGCCGCAAACCCGGCGCCGCCGGATCCATTCGCCGCTGCAGCCGCGCTGGATGATGTGCGGTATCAAACAGTGTTCGCGACGCCACCCGGCTCCGTAGCGGCGCCCACGGCGGGATTGCATTTCACCGAGGAGTTGCTGGCGGCGCTGCGCGCTCGCGGGGTGGAAATTCATTTCATTACCTTGCACGTTGGTCTTGGCACTTTCGCCCCGGTGAAAGCGGACACGCTCGAAGCGCACACCATGCACGAGGAACGTTACGAAATTTCCGCAGCCGTCGCGAGTGCGATCAATCGCGCCAAACGCGAGCGCAGACGGATCGTCGCCGTTGGTACCACCAGTGTTCGCGCTCTGGAAAGCAGTGTTGTGAACGCGGACGGCACAGCGCGTAAGCCGGATCAGATCGAAATTCAACCGGGTCTGCGTCGCACGAAAATTTTCATCTATCCGCCTCATGACTTCCAAGTGGTGGACGCGCTGATCACCAATTTTCACCTGCCCGGTGCGACCCTGCTGATGCTGGTAAGCGCGTTCGCCACACCGGGAAAAATGGAGGGACGCGAAAAAATTCTGGCGGCCTATGACGAAGCCATTCGCCAGCGCTATGGCTTCTTCAGTTACGGCGACGCCATGCTGTTGCTATGA
- a CDS encoding UDP-N-acetylmuramoyl-tripeptide--D-alanyl-D-alanine ligase — protein sequence MEMETVGFVMAACAGELIRGSPAATFSRINTDSRSAQAGDLFIALKGEHFDGHNYLNEVVQKGAAAVLVESGQGTPTLPDCVVIQVANTRQAYGQIGMAYRKKFSLPVIAVGGSNGKTTTKELIAAVLRQRLHTLWSEASFNNDIGVPATLLRLDRAHQVAILEVGTNHPGELAGLVELVKPRYGVITNIGREHLEFFGNLAGVAEEEGALAEALPADGRLFLNGDDEWSAALIRRTRAAITRVGAGPDCDWRVSAVKFESDGTSFTVTAPEPQFSGSYRIGLLGRHQVSNALFAIALGAEFGLSCAEIARGLADCVPAKMRLQRYEAGGVQVLDDAYNANADSMIAALRVLQELPCAGRRVAVLGDMAELGVERENAHAEVGRYAAELGVEQLIAVGEMAGVMGQAARHAGLGRVIELANVEAAAAAIKSFLKPGDTVLLKASRSTRLERIAQALKASESAKRN from the coding sequence ATGGAAATGGAAACGGTGGGATTTGTGATGGCAGCGTGTGCGGGCGAATTGATTCGAGGTTCGCCGGCGGCGACGTTTTCGCGGATCAACACGGACTCCCGGAGCGCGCAGGCCGGGGACCTGTTCATTGCGCTGAAAGGGGAACATTTTGACGGACATAATTACCTTAACGAAGTGGTGCAAAAAGGCGCGGCGGCGGTCCTCGTCGAAAGCGGGCAAGGGACGCCGACGCTGCCGGATTGTGTGGTGATTCAAGTCGCGAATACGCGACAAGCTTATGGACAAATCGGTATGGCATATCGGAAAAAATTTTCGCTCCCGGTGATTGCGGTGGGCGGTTCAAACGGCAAAACGACGACCAAGGAATTGATCGCCGCGGTGTTGCGGCAGCGACTCCACACGCTGTGGAGCGAGGCGAGTTTTAACAATGACATTGGGGTGCCGGCCACTTTGTTGCGACTGGATCGGGCGCATCAAGTGGCGATTTTGGAAGTCGGCACCAACCATCCGGGCGAGTTGGCCGGCCTGGTGGAATTGGTGAAACCGCGCTATGGCGTCATCACCAACATTGGTCGCGAACACCTGGAATTTTTCGGAAACCTCGCGGGAGTGGCGGAGGAGGAAGGCGCTCTGGCCGAAGCGCTGCCTGCCGATGGCCGATTGTTTTTGAATGGCGATGATGAATGGAGCGCCGCACTGATCCGCCGCACGAGAGCGGCGATCACGCGGGTGGGGGCCGGGCCGGATTGTGATTGGCGCGTCAGCGCGGTGAAATTCGAATCCGACGGAACCAGTTTTACGGTGACGGCGCCCGAACCGCAGTTCAGCGGCTCGTATCGCATTGGTCTGTTGGGCCGCCACCAGGTGAGTAACGCGCTGTTCGCCATCGCGCTCGGCGCCGAGTTTGGTTTGAGCTGCGCCGAAATCGCGCGCGGACTGGCCGATTGTGTTCCCGCGAAAATGCGTTTGCAACGCTACGAGGCGGGCGGCGTGCAGGTGCTTGATGACGCTTACAATGCGAACGCGGATTCGATGATCGCCGCGTTACGCGTGTTGCAGGAATTGCCTTGTGCCGGGCGGCGGGTGGCCGTTTTGGGCGACATGGCGGAGCTGGGCGTGGAGCGGGAGAACGCCCACGCGGAGGTGGGTCGTTACGCGGCGGAACTGGGCGTGGAACAGTTGATTGCCGTCGGCGAAATGGCGGGCGTGATGGGACAGGCCGCGCGGCACGCGGGTTTGGGCCGCGTGATCGAGCTGGCGAATGTCGAAGCCGCCGCTGCC
- a CDS encoding penicillin-binding protein 2 — MEKKLQHYRFVLMGALLVGAFALLAIRLVDLQVWRHDELSKLAQQNTVRRVRIPARRGDILDVNGTLLASSLKVKNICANPSLIGNLQAEVARAIAPVLGVDEAQLYQKLLATNRINQAGKVVPRLYVPVAQRVPVEKWEQVKKIMAAFPVPELDQKRHRTRSEKLFLQGLRQRAIAVDGPDDQIRQYPQGSLASHVLGFVGRNGDTNSIDFGQLLGVEGIERTFNKKLAGASGWRMIERDRRGDEMVAWRDQDVPARDGFNVVLTIDAVVQNILEGALREGLANTEAVNITGIVMRPRTGEILGLASLPDFNPNQVPRDPELRRNRVISDVYEPGSTFKVVPVSGALQDALITLDTPIDCEKGAFRYAGKTLHDAHGGYGLLAARNVITKSSNIGAAKIGLILGEQRLFSYVTDFGFGWPSGIALPAEARGIVRPTQDWSKVSIVQLPMGHGVAVTRLQMTMAMAALANDGWLMHPMIVNRLQDNTGKLITQFEPQRVRQVVGETAARQMVEALKTVVQPGGTAVRAALTNYTVAGKTGTAQKPGRGGYLAGKYIASFIGFFPADHPEVCISIVLDEPKNGYYGGVVAAPVFKQVASAVAGYLHVQPDIESVSTNSTISHLNPEPARASGRLTLNGN, encoded by the coding sequence ATGGAAAAGAAACTGCAACACTATCGGTTCGTGTTGATGGGCGCATTGCTTGTCGGCGCGTTCGCCTTGTTGGCGATTCGATTGGTGGATCTGCAAGTGTGGCGGCACGATGAGTTGTCCAAACTGGCGCAACAAAACACCGTTCGCCGGGTGCGGATTCCCGCGCGGCGCGGCGACATCTTGGACGTCAACGGCACGCTTTTGGCCTCGAGCCTCAAGGTAAAGAACATCTGCGCCAATCCGTCGTTGATCGGGAACTTACAGGCGGAGGTGGCGCGCGCCATTGCCCCGGTGCTCGGGGTGGACGAAGCCCAGCTTTACCAAAAACTGCTCGCCACCAACCGGATCAACCAGGCGGGTAAAGTAGTACCGCGCCTTTACGTGCCGGTGGCGCAACGGGTGCCCGTCGAGAAGTGGGAGCAAGTCAAGAAAATCATGGCGGCGTTTCCCGTGCCGGAGCTGGATCAAAAGCGGCATCGCACCCGTTCGGAAAAATTGTTTCTGCAAGGATTGCGCCAGCGCGCGATCGCGGTTGACGGCCCGGACGATCAGATACGCCAGTATCCGCAAGGCAGCCTGGCGTCTCATGTGCTTGGATTTGTCGGTCGCAATGGCGACACCAATTCCATTGATTTCGGGCAATTGCTGGGCGTGGAAGGTATCGAACGAACCTTTAACAAAAAACTGGCGGGGGCCTCAGGTTGGCGGATGATTGAACGCGATCGGCGCGGCGATGAAATGGTGGCCTGGCGCGATCAAGACGTGCCGGCGCGAGATGGTTTCAACGTCGTGCTGACCATTGACGCCGTGGTGCAGAACATTTTGGAGGGAGCGCTGCGGGAGGGATTGGCCAACACGGAGGCGGTGAACATTACCGGTATTGTGATGCGGCCGCGCACGGGTGAAATTTTGGGCCTGGCCAGTTTGCCAGACTTCAATCCCAACCAGGTGCCGCGCGATCCCGAGTTGCGCCGTAATCGGGTGATCAGCGACGTGTACGAGCCGGGTTCAACCTTCAAAGTCGTGCCGGTGTCCGGAGCGTTGCAAGACGCCCTGATCACGTTGGACACCCCGATTGATTGCGAGAAAGGCGCGTTCAGGTATGCCGGGAAAACGCTGCATGATGCGCACGGAGGGTACGGATTACTGGCCGCCCGGAATGTAATCACCAAATCGTCAAACATCGGCGCCGCCAAGATCGGCCTGATCCTTGGCGAACAACGGCTCTTCAGTTACGTGACCGATTTTGGATTTGGCTGGCCGTCCGGCATTGCGCTGCCCGCCGAGGCGCGCGGTATTGTTCGTCCGACGCAGGATTGGAGCAAAGTTTCCATCGTTCAATTGCCGATGGGGCACGGTGTGGCGGTGACACGCTTGCAAATGACGATGGCCATGGCGGCCCTGGCCAACGACGGTTGGTTGATGCACCCCATGATCGTGAACCGGTTACAGGACAATACCGGCAAGTTGATCACCCAATTTGAGCCGCAACGCGTTCGTCAAGTGGTTGGCGAAACCGCCGCCCGACAAATGGTGGAAGCCTTGAAGACGGTGGTGCAACCGGGCGGGACCGCGGTGCGCGCGGCGCTGACCAATTACACTGTCGCCGGCAAAACCGGCACCGCGCAAAAACCGGGGCGGGGCGGTTACCTGGCCGGTAAATACATTGCCTCCTTCATTGGCTTTTTCCCGGCGGACCATCCAGAGGTTTGCATTTCCATTGTCCTGGACGAACCGAAGAACGGTTACTACGGCGGAGTCGTCGCGGCGCCGGTTTTCAAACAAGTCGCCAGTGCGGTGGCCGGGTATTTACACGTGCAACCGGACATCGAATCGGTCTCAACCAATTCCACGATTTCGCATTTGAATCCTGAACCGGCCCGGGCCTCGGGTCGGCTGACGTTAAATGGAAACTAA
- the rsmH gene encoding 16S rRNA (cytosine(1402)-N(4))-methyltransferase RsmH — protein sequence MTEFSHQPVMLAEVLQALRPQPGQDFADGTLGAGGHAAAVLAATAPNGRLWACDHDAAALAAAAERLAEFAGRFELRRGNFAELNAWVPAESCAGVLLDLGVSSPQLDTADRGFSFQKDGPLDMRMDQRQAETAAMWVNTRSAEELARIFWEYGDESRSRALARAVVRQRETGPFTTTRQLAELIERLAPRGGRKAHPATRVFQALRIAVNDEIGSLERGLDGALKILKPGGRLAVITFHSLEDRVVKQWARRQARDYTFETVDVPALRRPRVPVVKLITRKAVQPGAVEQRENPRSRSAQLRVVEKI from the coding sequence GTGACCGAATTCAGCCACCAGCCGGTGATGTTAGCCGAGGTGTTGCAGGCTTTGCGTCCGCAGCCAGGTCAGGATTTTGCGGATGGAACGCTGGGCGCGGGGGGACATGCGGCGGCGGTATTGGCGGCGACGGCGCCCAACGGACGGTTATGGGCTTGCGATCATGATGCGGCGGCGTTGGCAGCGGCGGCAGAACGATTGGCTGAATTTGCGGGACGGTTTGAGTTGCGGCGCGGGAATTTTGCGGAATTGAACGCCTGGGTGCCGGCGGAAAGTTGCGCCGGAGTTTTGTTGGATTTGGGAGTGAGTAGCCCGCAACTGGACACGGCGGATCGAGGGTTCAGTTTTCAGAAAGACGGTCCGCTCGATATGCGGATGGATCAGCGGCAGGCCGAGACGGCCGCCATGTGGGTGAATACGCGATCCGCCGAAGAGTTGGCGAGGATTTTCTGGGAATACGGCGATGAGAGCCGATCGCGGGCGTTGGCGCGGGCCGTGGTGCGGCAGCGGGAAACGGGGCCGTTCACGACGACGCGGCAACTGGCGGAGCTGATCGAGCGATTGGCGCCGCGCGGCGGGCGGAAGGCGCATCCGGCCACGCGAGTGTTTCAGGCGTTGCGCATTGCGGTGAATGACGAAATTGGGTCGTTGGAGCGGGGATTGGATGGCGCGTTAAAAATCCTAAAACCCGGAGGGCGGTTGGCCGTGATTACCTTTCACAGCCTGGAGGATCGGGTTGTAAAGCAGTGGGCGCGCCGACAGGCGCGCGATTACACGTTCGAGACGGTTGATGTGCCCGCGTTGCGCCGGCCCCGGGTGCCGGTGGTGAAATTGATTACGCGCAAGGCCGTTCAGCCGGGCGCGGTGGAACAGCGCGAGAATCCGCGCAGTCGGAGCGCGCAGTTGCGGGTGGTGGAGAAAATTTAA